The stretch of DNA CCCTGACGACGGGCCACGGCAGCGGCTTCGGCGGCCAGCAGCAGCTGCCAATCGGTGTGGGTAGGCGACCCATAGGCCCGCTGCCACTGCTCGATGTACCGATGGGGAGCCGCCTGGGCGTAGAGGTCCCCGGCGTCCAGGGCGGCGGCCCGCAGCTGGTAGAGCTGGGAGCCGGTCACGGGTCTCAGATTGGGGCTGCCCTGTGCGGGGGAGCGACGCATGGGCGTCATCACCTGGCTGGGGCTGGGCCAGCGGTTGACGACAGCCTCCATTGAGGGGGCTGAAGGCGGTGCCGCTGGAGCAAATGGGGGGGGCGGGTCCAGAGCCGATGTGGGAGACAGCCCCGCGATCGCACTGGGTTCAGCCCCCCAGTCAACTACACCTCTCTCTCCCCCATCGAGCGCACCGCTGACCATGAGTTGCGCCGCCAAAAGCCAAACATCCATACCTGTGCTCTGTACCTGTGCCCGGTTTAGGTCTAACCCCCAGTTTCTTTTCCATGCCCCGGCGCGAGGGATCAGGATAAAACGGTCAGGTTGGCAGACTGGCAACAGTTAAAAGTTTGAGGTTTGGCATCTGGTTGTCCTGCCCTTAGCACAGCGCCCTAGATGGGCTAAGGGAGGTAACGCTGGCAATCTCGTTAATTAACGACGTAATTAACGATCACTTAAATTCCCATTGGCGGACAGTTAAACCTGGCTGGATAGGTTGTTAAGGAGTTTGTGGATGTCCCCTACCAAGCCAAAACAATGTTTAAGTTCAGTTGGCGCAAGCTATTTCTTTATTTCTCGCTGTTGGTCGTTACGGCCTTTGCCGTGGCCTGCGCCCAAAATGGAACCGATGTGGCAGGGGGAGATGCCCCTGCCAATGGCGATACCCCCGCTGCACAAGTTGGTTGCAGCCGTCCTGACACCATGGACGAGCGCTTCTGCGATGAAGATGGTGACCTGATTGCCGATCCGCCTACGGATCCTTCCGAGTTCGTCAACCCTGACACCCTGGTCTTTGCCTACACCCCCGTAGAAGACCCGGCGGTTTACGAAGATGTGTGGGCTGATTTCATTGAGCATATGGAAGAAGTCACCGGCAAAAACGTGGAGTTCTTTGCTGTGGACTCTAATGCCGCACAGCTTGAAGCGCTGCGGGCTGGTCGGCTCCATGTAGCTGGGGTCAATACGGGCGGGGTACCCTTTGCTGTGAACTTGGCCGGGTTCCGGCCCTTTGCCATCATGGCAGCGGCCGATGGCAGCTTTGGCTATGAGATGGAAATCATTACCCGTGTTGATAGCGATATTCAGGTTTTAGACGACTTGGCCGGTCGTCAGTTGGCCTTTACCTCTCCGACCTCTAACTCTGGATTTCAGGCTCCGTCAGCCTTACTGGAGGGCGAAGCGGGCCTGGTAGCCGATCGCGACTTTCAAACAGCTTTTTCTGGAGCCCACGATAACTCTATCCTGGGAGTGAAGAACGGCGACTTTGAGGCGGCGGCGATCGCCAACTCGGTGAAAAACCGGATGTGCGCCCGGGGTGCAGCGGACTGTGACCAACTGCGGACGATTTACACCTCGGAAACGTTTCCCACCACTGGCTACGGCTACGTCTACAACCTTGACCCAGAGCTAGCTGAGCTGGTCAAAGAGGCTTTCTTTACCTTTGACTGGAGCGGCACTGGCCTGGAGGCCGAGTTCGGTGGCAGTGACGATGAGCCTGGGGAAGCCCAGTTCATTGAAATCACCTACCAAGAGTACTGGCAGGTGATTCGCGAAATCAACGAAATTCAGGGCGTTGAATACACTCTGAGCTAGTCCGACTCAACCCAGCGGGCAGTTCTGACCTGGAGCTGCCCGCTGTACTTATGGATGGGTGAACGTCGCTGAATTAAGGCTGGTGGGCGGTGCCCACCCTACGGCAGATCAAAGCCTTGAAAAATTTTTTAGATCTTATTTCAGTGCTATTCATGGACGGGTTTTGTTAGCAGAACCCGTCCATGGGTATTGCCCCGACTACCGTCGGTTACGCCTCTGCTGTCACTCCCTATTGCCCTATGCTCCGCATTGAGTCCCTCACTAAGCGCTATCCCACCGGGGATATTGCCCTGCAATCGGTCAACCTGGAGGTGCCAGATGGTCAGGTTATGGCCCTGATTGGCCCCTCTGGTGCCGGTAAGAGCACCCTAATTCGCTGCATCAACCGTCTGGTGGAGCCCACCAGCGGTCAGATTTACCTGAAGGAACTGGAGCTCACCCGTCTGGGCTCGGCCCAACTGCGGCGGGCGCGGCGGCGCATGGCCATGATCTTTCAGGAATACGCCCTGGTGGAGCGGCTGACCGTGATGGAGAATGTGCTGTCGGGCCAGTTGGGCTACGTCAACTTTTGGCAAAGCTGGTTCCGTAAGTTTCCCCAGGGCACGGTGGACGAAGCCTTTCGGCTACTAGACCGGGTTGGTCTGGGCCAGTTTCCGGACAAGCGCGCCGATGCCCTCTCCGGTGGACAGCGGCAGCGGGTGGGCATTGCCCGGGCGCTGCTGCAAAATCCTGACATTTTGCTGGTGGACGAGCCCACCGCCAGCCTCGACCCCAAAACCGCCCGCCAGATCATGCGACTGATCTGTGAGCTGGCCCAGGAGCGGGGGCTATCGGTGATCATCAACATTCACGATGTGCCTCTGGCCCAGCGGTTTGCCCAGCGGATTGTCGGCCTCCAGGCGGGAGAAATTGTCTACGATGGCCCCCCCAGCGGCCTTACGGAGCGCACCCTGACCCAAATCTATGGGGAAGAAGACTGGAACGCGGCGACAGAGTCCGATGAAGCGCCGTCGTCGATGCTGGCTGGCACAGCCGGGGAGCGTCAGCCATGACCCAGGCCACCGTAGCGGGGCGGCGATGGTCGCCCCCTAACCTGATTAAGAACCCCTGGCTGCGCTGGGGCTTGCTGATTGGCGCGATCGTTTATATCGTGCTGGCGGTGCAGTCCGTGGAGGTAAACCCAGCCCGGATTGCCCGGGGGATGGAGCGGGGGGTTCAGATTCTGGCGGGCTTTATCCAGCCCAATTTCGTGAGCCGTCGCACCAACATTATCAATGGCTTGATTGAAAGTCTGGTGATGACGGTGGTGGCTACGGCCATCGGCGTGGTGATTTCGGTGCCCATTGGCATTGGCGGTGCCCGCAACCTGGTGCCCCTGTCGGTCTACCTGGTGTGTCGATTGGTCATTGCCCTATCGCGCACCTTCCAAGAGGTGATCATCGCCATTTTGTTTGTGGTGATGCTGGGGTTTGGGCCGCTGGCGGGGGTGATGACCCTGGTGTTTGGCAGCATTGGCTTTGTCTCCAAGCTATTGGCAGAGGACATTGAGGAAATTGACGCTGACCAAGTGGAGGCGATGCGTGCCACCGGGGCCTCCTGGATACAGATGCTGACCTATGGGGTGCTGCCCCAGGTACTGCCCCGGCTCGTAGGGCTCTCCCTCTATCGGTTTGACATCAACCTCAGGGAGTCGGCCGTGATTGGCATTGTCGGGGCGGGGGGCATTGGTGCCACCCTCAACACCGCCATCCAGCGGTATGAGTACAACACGGCGTCGGCCATTTTGCTGCTGATCATTGCCCTGGTGATGGCGACGGAATTGGTGTCCAGTGCGGTGCGCGAGAGGTTGCAGTAATGCCGGTTTTAGAAAAAAACGGTCAGAAAATTTGGCAAAAGCGCGACCGCACCCAGGCGCTGTTGAGCTGGTTGGGCAGGCTGGGGGGCGTGGCCGTGGTGCTGTTCTGCTGGCAGGTGATTGCCGACAACACCAACTGGAGCTTTGTGGCCGATGCCCCGGAACAGGCCAGCAATATGATTGCCCGAGGCATTCCCCCCAACTGGGGGTATCTCAATACTCTGTGGCAGCCCCTCTGGGACACCCTCAACATTGCCACCCTGGGAACGCTGTTGGGGGTTGCAGTCGCGATTCCCACCGCGTTTCTGGCCGCCCGCAACACCACCCCCCACCCCCTGGTGCGCTACGTTGCCCTGCTGGTTATTGTGGGCTCCCGTTCGGTCAATTCTCTGATTTGGGCGCTGCTGCTGGTGGTGGTGCTGGGGCCGGGGGTACTGGCCGGAATTTTGGCTATTGGCCTGCGCTCGATTGGCTTCACCGGCAAGCTGTTCTACGAAGCGATCGAGGAAATCGACCCCAAGCCGGTGGAGGCGGTGGCCGCCACCGGGGCCAGTGCCGCCCAGGTGCTGAGCTATGGCTTTTGGCCCCAGGTGATGCCCAGCATCTTTGGCGTCAGCGTCTACCGCTGGGACATCAACATCCGCGAGTCCACCGTGGTGGGACTGGTCGGCGCGGGGGGCATCGGCATCCAGCTCCAGGCGTCGATTAACATCCTGCGCTGGAGCCAGGTGAGCATGATTCTGGTAGTGGTGTTTTTGACCGTTTTCGTCAGCGAGTGGGTGTCTGCCCAGGTGCGACGCCTGCTGATTTAACCCTACGGATTGAACTCCCCCTTGACAGAGCGGGGATCGACTCGGAATAATGGAAGACTGTGTTTATACGCTCGGATCAGGTTCCTAAGGCTAACGCCTCCCTGCGGGGAGCCCTGCTGGGGTCAGTTGGCACCTGTACGGCGGTTATGAGGTAAAGAAATGACGTACGCAATTGTTGAAGCGGGTGGAACGCAGCTGCGGGTGGAGCCGGGCCGCTTTTACGACATCAACCGCCTGGCCCTAGAGGTGGATGATACGGTTACCCTGGATCGGGTGCTGTTTGTCGATAGCGACGGCGAAGCGCTGGTGGGTCAGCCTGTGGTTGAAGGGGCGACGGTCACCGGCAGCGTGGTCAGCCACCTGCGGGGCAAAAAGATCATCGTCTACAAGATGCAGCCCAAGAAGAAGACCCGTAAGAAGCAGGGTCATCGCCAGGAGCTCACCCGCGTGATGATCAACACCATTGAGGTGAACGGCAAGGCCGTCGCAGGCACCGCCGCCACCGCTTCAGCCGCCGAGGCCGACGAGTCCGGGGCCGAGACAGTGGAGAGCGCCGCCGACAGTTAGGTCTTTAGCGCTAGAGTAGATACTAGGTAGGTTAAGGAAAAAGGTCATGGCTCACAAGAAAGGCACAGGCAGTACCCGGAACGGACGCGACTCAAACGCTAAGCGCCTGGGCGTGAAGCGCTACGGTGGCGAAGTCGTCACTGCGGGCAATATTTTGATCCGTCAGCGGGGCACCAAAATTCACCCCGGTGAGAATGTCGGTCGCGGTGGCGACGACACCCTGTTTGCCCTGGTGGATGGGGTTGTCACCTTTGAGCGGCGCGGCAAAACTGGCAAGAAAGTCAGCGTTTACCCCGCTTCGGTTCCGGTGGCGGCACAGGCCTAGGGGGCAAAGTCCGGGGGCACCTGTCGGCTGCGCCAGCTCTTGCGCTCCTACAGGTACTCAATCCTGACCTCAGCAATAAAAAAGCTCCTCGTCACTGAGGAGCTTTTTATTGCTGAGTTAGCGTTTAGTCGAGGTAGCCCATCAGAATCGAGACCGGAGGATCAACGACGTCGTTGGAGGCAATGGGGCGATCGCCGGGCAGGGTGTGAATATCGGCAATGTGTAGGGTGCTCACGGCCACCGGGCGGTGTCCGGGCAGTGTTTCGGTCGTGGCAATCTCAAAGGTGTTGCTACCAATCGGGCGAGCGCCAGCCCGATCGAGGGTGCCTACCACCTCAAAGGTGGCCAGGGCAATGGGGCGGTGGTTGGGCAGGGTGTCGGTTTCGACAACGCGGGTGTTGTCAGCCAGCACCAGAACGTCGCCATTATCAGGGCTAGCCTTCACCAAGCCGCCGCCAGCGGAGGCGTTACGCTTGGTGCGGTTGCCCCGACTAGAACGGCTGTTACTGGCTTCCTTTTCAGGGGTATCGGCACTACCGTTGCTAGAGTCGTTGGTCGTGGTCATAGGGAAAAGTCCTTATTGCTGCAAACAGCCGCCCAGGGGGCGAAATGTTGGGGTAACTATGAAAGGAAGTTAATAATCTAGAGCTTGCCCGGGCGCATGGTGCCGATGGGCAACCCCGCCATGAACAGAACTATTAAGTAAATATTATACTTTGAGTGTTACCCTATCGAGTTTACGAAAGATTATTGGCTCCATAAGAGATTCATACTGGGCCAGGCTGGGTTAGACCTGGGGACAGCGCAGGCCATGGGCAGGGGCACCTCCCGTACGCCTACATCCCCATATACCTATACCAATGATCTATAATTAATCCAGAGGGTTCTATACAGGGGGCTGTAACGGTTTCGACGTTTTGACGAAAGTCACGCTGTGATGCAGGCCGAGAGGGAGTCCACTCTCGCAAATCAAGGCTCAAACCAAACGTAACTGCGAACACTATCGTTCCTTTTGCTCGTAAAGCTGCACCTGTTGCCGCTTAATCTAAACCTGTTTTAGATCTAACCTAGTTAGCGAGCGTTCATAGTTTGACTCCGTTAAGAGCTATGGACAAACCCCAACGGATGCGTCAATGAATTTCCTCTGGTGAATCCATTGACAAAGACTTAGCCAGAGCATCCCGCCGTCCGGGATAAGTGGCGGTTCCGGCCCTGAGGGTTAGAGGGGCTAAGCCTGTGAATGAGTGGTGTGTTAATACTCAGAGCGGACACGGGTTCGACTCCCGTCAGCTCCATTACCCCATACCAAGACCCATAGCATTTAGCCCGATTGGCCCTCAGCTTCGCTGTTGTTCCAGATCGGGCTTCTATTTATCTGAGCGCAGTATAAATTCTGTGTTCGATTATTAAATATCTTTCCAACTGAGAGACCCAATGTTGGGTCTCTTTTTGCATCTGCCTATACTGAGTAAGCAGCCCGGTCGAAGGCTGTGTTGCCCCCAGAATAAGCCATTTCGCGAATGCTATCTCAGCTTCGTCACTATTTATCAGACCTATTCAGAACAATGCGGTTTCCCATCCTGCCCTATCTTTATCAACCCGTTTTTTCACGCCATTACAAAACTGTCTATAATCCCTGGCGGTTTTGGCACTTGCACCAGGTGCGCTTCCTGGAGCGCTGCTGGCTGCGAGAGTACCGGCCAGAACAGCACCACAGTTCCTGAACGACGTTGGCCCTGGACAACAACCGCTGGGCCAGGGCCGTATTTCAGCGCGACAATAACCCGCCCCAGGGTTGGTATCTAATCTCACTAGCCTCGGCTACTGTTTTAACGTACTCTGACACCGTCAGAACGTTAGAGCTAGGCCATGGAATCCACCCAGACCACAGAATCGCGATCGCCCAGGGAACTCCGCGATATCGTCACTGCGCAGCTGCTCCTGCTGATTGATCAGCGGAACCTGGAGGGGGCGAAGGCGCTGCTGGTACCCGTTAAGGCGGTAGATGTTGCCGATGCCATTGAGGGTTTACCCCAGAATATGCAGCTGGTCGCCTTTCGACTGCTGCCCCGGGCCAAGGCGGTCGAGGTATACGAATATTGCTCCACTGAGGTGCAGGAGTCACTGATTCAAGAGTTTCAGGACCAAGAAATTCTTGACATTGTCGATACGATGGCCCCCGACGATCGGGCCAGGCTGTTCGATGAGCTGCCGCCTCAGATGGTGCGGCGGATTTTGGCCCAGCTTACTCCCGAGGAGCGCCAGACCACCGCCCAACTGCTGGGCTACCAGCCTGAGACCGCCGGTCGATTGATGACCCCGGAGTATATTTCCCTGGGGGAATCTCTGACGGTGGCTGAGGCGAGTGAAGCGATGCGGGTGCTGGCCCGCGATCGCGAAGTCAGCTACTACATCTACGTGACCGATGCAGGGCAGACCCTGACCGGGGTGATTTCGCTGCGTGATTTGCTCTTGGCGGATCCGTCCCAACTCCTAGAGCAGGTAATGAACCGGGACGTGATCTATGCCCAGACCGATACTGATCAAGAAGAAGCCGCCCAGCTGATTCAGCGCTACGACCTGGCGGCGCTGCCGATTGTCGATCGCGAGCGCACCCTGGTTGGTGTCATCACCGTAGACGATGCCATGGATGTGCTGCAGATTGAGGCGACCGAGGACATTTACACGATGGGGGCGGTGCGATCGGAGGGGAAGAGCTATTTTCAGTCGAATCTGCTGTCGATCACCCGTAAGCGTATTCCCTGGCTGGCGGTGCTGCTGTTGACCAATGCCCTGACCATTTTTGTGATGAGCAACTTTGAGGAAATCCTCGACGAGGTGGTGGCCCTGGCCTTCTTTACGCCGCTGCTGATCGACACCGGCGGCAACGTAGGAGCCCAGTCCTCGACGGTGGTGATTCGCGCCCTCAGCACCGACGAACTCAAGCACCGCAAGACCCTCTGGGTGATTCTGCGAGAGGCCGTTGCCGGAAGTATGCTGGGCATTTTGCTCGGCATCGCGGTGATTGTGCTGGCCTACGTGCTCATGGGCCAGGTGGAGATCGGCATCACCGTCGGCATCAGCCTGCTGTGCATCGCCATCATTGCCGCCACCACGGGGGCCGGGTTGCCGTTTTTGTTCAATGCCATGGGCTTCGACCCGGCGCTGATGTCGGCGCCCTTCATCACTACCGTAGTGGATATTTTGGGGATCTTTATCTACCTCAGCATTGCTACGGCGTTCCTTGGCATTAGCTAGACCGTTTTTAAGGGCGCAAACACGGTCAGCGCCTGGGGTAGGCACTCAAACACCATGGGGTTGGCCTCTAGAATTTCACCATCGATCACCAACTTTTGCGGGGGGTCGGTGGTGATTTTGATCCGGTTGGTGCGCAGGGAGGTAATATCGTCACGCTGGGTAGGATTGCCCCAGGCGGCCGCGGCCATCAGGGAGGCCAGGGCATTGATACCCTGGAGGCGCGTGGTGCTGGTGGCGATGGTCACCTCCAGCAGCCCGTCGTCGGGAATTACTTCGCCCAGCCCCTGGGCCAGCACCGAGGTCGGTGGAGCCACGTTGGCAATGGTGATGGCGGGCGTGGTCACCGTGGACTCTTCCCCCTCAATTTCTAGGGTGGCGGTGAAGGGGGCGGCGGCGGCCAGCTGCCGCACCCCAGAGAGCACGTAGGCGAGGTTGCCCAACTCGTTTTTGAGCTGACGGCTGGCCCCGTCGACCATGCCGGCCTCAAACCCCACCCCGGCTAGCAAAATCATTGGGATGTCGTTGCAGCGGGCGGCGTCGATGACGTGGGTGTTGCCAGCCAGAATCGTCTCACAGGCGGCTCGCAGGTTGGTGGGTATGCCCAGCCCTACGGAAAAGGCGTTGGCCGTGCCCCGGGGAATGACCCCCAGGGGAATGCCGGTGCCGATGGTGGCTCCGGCCACCGCAGACACGGTACCGTCGCCGCCGGAGGCAATGATCAGGCTGCGGCCCAGGTCGTGCTCATTTTTGGAAAGGATATGGTCGATAATCTCGCGAGCCTGGTCGGCGGGCTCAAGCTCGGGCTGGGTCATGATCACATTGACCAGGATCTGTGGTTCCAGCACCTCTTTGATCAGGGCCAGGTCGGTGTTGGGATTGCCCTGGCCGGCCACGGGGTTAAAAATCAGGTAGGCAATCTGGCTTTCAACCATCCCGCGCAGCAGTAGCGTGGCCGATATGTCGTTGAGGGCAATGGGAATGCCCTGAATCTGGCAGGCCCGCAGCACCAGGGTAAAGCTGGGGAACCCCGTGGCGATCGCCTCGGGATCGGTAAAGAAAATCACCCCGGCCACATTGCCCGCCAGGATCTGGGCCGACAGCTCAATGTCGCCGCCCTGGCTCGCGTCTTTGAGGAGCAGCAGGTCGATGGCGGTGGCCTCCCAGCTCTGTTCAATTGCCTCGGCCAGATCCGCCGCCGCAATGATTTGAAAGTGGGTCAGAACCCGCTGATGCTTGGAAAGCCAGGCCACAACGGTGTCTAACTGGTTGGCGTGGGCGAGAATAGCGAGGGTGCTGGGCATGGGGGGATCTCAAGTGTTCACCAATGCTAGCACCCGGCTCTGGCCTGCGCGGGCATTTAGTTGAGGCCTTCGCCCTGGGGGTCGCGGTGTCCAATGGCCAGCTGGGCAATGGTAGTCTGCCAGTCTGCGATCAGCCCAGGGCCACTCCAAAGCCAGTTGGTGGCCAGGGTGTTGGGGTTGACCATGGCGGGGGCCAGGGTGAGGATTTGCAGGTAATAGCTCTCGGCCTGCTGCTGCAGGGGCGATCGCTCCTCGGGTAGCAGGCCGATGGCGCTTTCTTTTTGGAAGGCCATGGCCAGGCCCGCGTAGGCGTTGACAGTGAAGGGATTGGCCAGCCGTAGGCCAGCCGCCGGATCGATGTCGCGCCGCTGGCCCTGATCGATGGCGATCGCCCGCTCCCAGGCCTGAATGGCCTGGCCGTAGTCGCCCAGAGCATAGTGAGAAAACCCCAGGCTAACCCAGGCTTCGAGAAAATCGGGGCGAGCTTCGGTGGCTGTGCTCCAGGCCCGCATCACGTCGTAGGCGGTGGTGCCCAGGGCGGGGTCGCCGCTGATTTGCTGCCAGGCCAGGCGGCCCCGCACGTAGGCAATGTCTGGATCTTGCAGCTGGGGGTCAGAGGCGGTGGCCAGGGCCGAGGCGGCTGAGACCAGATCGTTGCGATCGAGCAGTTGCTCTATCAGGGTTCTGGCGGCAGGGGTGCGATCGAGGGCCAGGGCACCAATCGCGCTGGACAGCAGGGCGGCGTTGGTGCCGGGCTGGGCTGGCGAGTCGCCGCTGGCCGCCGGGGGATCGATCTCAGGGAGCGCCGGGGGGGCCGCCACGGGCCGATTGAAGATAGCCAGGCTGGTGAGGGAAAGCCAGAGCACGGCACCGAGCCCGGCCAGGCCCAGGCCACCCCAGACCCACAGGTTGCTAGGCCAGCGGCGCGAGTTCGTCAGCGGCTGGGCCGCAGCGCCATTGACTGTGGGGGAGTGAGAGGGCCAAAGGGCGTCTGACCCGCTAGTGCGGGGCCTTGCGTCCGGCTGGGGCAGCAGATTTTCGGTGGGGTCGGCGGCCAGGGGCGGATGGTCCCCTGAGGCCGAGCGCCCATCACCGTTGGCAGTCCTGGGCTGAGAGAGCTGCTGTACCAGGTTGGCAACGGCGGCATCGGTTGCTGCTGCCTCGGCGGGATCGCCCTCCTGAAGCCAGTCGTAGAGGGGTAAACCGCTGCCATCGGGCCGATTTACAAGGCGTTCCGTTTCGGCGTCGCTGGCCTGACGGCTGAGGATTTCGGCGGCCAGGCTTGAGATCTCGGGATCAGTGCTGTAGTCGGGGGGCATCAGGGCGACGTTGGTCAGGTCGTCCTGGCCCATCGCGTCGAGGCCCTTGAGGTCGTCGGGATGCCCTGTGTATAGATAGCCGTCGAAGTCGGGTCGCAGGTAGAGCAGCGGCAGCATCCAGAAGGGCTGATCGGAGCCGTAGGCCGACATTAGCCCCTGGCGCACTCGGCTGAGGCACAGGTCAATCGGGTATCCCTGGTGCAGGTTGCGGTACAGCAGTTGGGTAAAGGTGAGTGCCACATCGTCGGGGATACGGTCGGCCATGGCGATCACCCCCGGCACCCCCCGGTTGACCAGCGCCTGCACCAGATTCTGGTCGCGCCAGCCCGCCTGGGCATCGTCCTGGGCCGTGTAGGCGCCCCGACAGGAATTGAATACCGCCAGGCGAATGCCGTTGTTCACCAGCAGCCCGGCCAGGTCTTCGCCGCTGAGGCGGTCGGTGAGGCCGGTCTGGGGGCTGACCAAAAACAGGTCACCGCCGGTTTCGCCCGCGTCGCTGTGGCCAGCATAGTGGAGCACCTGGAAGTTGCCCTGCTCCAGGGCCTGCACCAGTTCGGGCCGCCCTGGCTGCTCCAGAATGGTGACGGCTAGCCCCAGATGCTTCGGGTCGGCGGTCTGCAAACTGTCCATCAAGCTCTGTACCTCCTGGCGCAGGGCCAATCGCTCCTGGTCGTCGGGGGCGGAGATCACCACCAGCACGCGCAGGGGAACGCTGGCTGGGGCCAGGGGGGCCATGGCGGCCAGGTCGGCGACTGTTTGACCCTGGTAGTAGCGGCACAGGGTGACATCGAGGCCGGTGGCCAGGGGGCGATCGTCGCCGTAGAGCAGTTCCCAGGGCAGGCGCTGCACCCGACTGTCCTTGAACCCCAGCCGCAGTCGCAGGGGCTGGCGACGGTTTTGGGCCACGCTCTGGGCCGCCACCCAGCTGTCGCGAATGCGGCCCTGAAACAGACCCTGGTAGAGGGCCTGCCCCAGCTGCGTCCAGGGATGGTCGGCCCCGAGGCGATCGCGATCGGGACCATGGAGATTGGAAACTGGGGCCGCAGACCCCGATAGCAGGGCGTGCAGGGGGTCCTGAAATAGCGCCTCAGCCTGGGCCAGCCAGGTCTCCAGGGGCCAGGTGACCTGGGCTTCGGCCAGGGGAACTCCGGTGGCGACCGCTTCGGTGCGGAGCCAGTAGGTATCGGCTCCCAAAACGGGAGTGATTGAAATCTGAAATTCCTGGGTCACGGCCTGGGTCACGGGCGGTAGGGATAGTCTTCTCTCACGGTAGCTTGCTGGGCACATCTCGGCGCTGGGGGTGGCAGGTTGTTAACAAACTCAGGCGCGATCGCCCGTTGACTGAGGGGATAGCGCTATGATGGCTTGTCTTTATTTACAGGGGCCCGGTGGCACATTCCTGGCGTAATTTAAGTTTTCTGGGACAGTGGACCTCGCTACAGGGTTTTCCTAAGTTGCCCAGGGGCGCGGGGCAAAGCGCGGTGCGGCGATCGCTGGGCCTGGGCCTGGTTGCGGCTACCGCCCTCGTGGTTGCGGCCCCCGCGATCGGAGAAATCGTTCCGGTGGGGCTGGAGGGGCTGGATCTCCCGCCCATGGCCGAGGCGGAACAGATGCGGTTGGAGGCG from Leptolyngbya sp. KIOST-1 encodes:
- a CDS encoding CHAT domain-containing protein, translated to MTQAVTQEFQISITPVLGADTYWLRTEAVATGVPLAEAQVTWPLETWLAQAEALFQDPLHALLSGSAAPVSNLHGPDRDRLGADHPWTQLGQALYQGLFQGRIRDSWVAAQSVAQNRRQPLRLRLGFKDSRVQRLPWELLYGDDRPLATGLDVTLCRYYQGQTVADLAAMAPLAPASVPLRVLVVISAPDDQERLALRQEVQSLMDSLQTADPKHLGLAVTILEQPGRPELVQALEQGNFQVLHYAGHSDAGETGGDLFLVSPQTGLTDRLSGEDLAGLLVNNGIRLAVFNSCRGAYTAQDDAQAGWRDQNLVQALVNRGVPGVIAMADRIPDDVALTFTQLLYRNLHQGYPIDLCLSRVRQGLMSAYGSDQPFWMLPLLYLRPDFDGYLYTGHPDDLKGLDAMGQDDLTNVALMPPDYSTDPEISSLAAEILSRQASDAETERLVNRPDGSGLPLYDWLQEGDPAEAAATDAAVANLVQQLSQPRTANGDGRSASGDHPPLAADPTENLLPQPDARPRTSGSDALWPSHSPTVNGAAAQPLTNSRRWPSNLWVWGGLGLAGLGAVLWLSLTSLAIFNRPVAAPPALPEIDPPAASGDSPAQPGTNAALLSSAIGALALDRTPAARTLIEQLLDRNDLVSAASALATASDPQLQDPDIAYVRGRLAWQQISGDPALGTTAYDVMRAWSTATEARPDFLEAWVSLGFSHYALGDYGQAIQAWERAIAIDQGQRRDIDPAAGLRLANPFTVNAYAGLAMAFQKESAIGLLPEERSPLQQQAESYYLQILTLAPAMVNPNTLATNWLWSGPGLIADWQTTIAQLAIGHRDPQGEGLN